From a region of the Enterobacter cancerogenus genome:
- a CDS encoding YdgH/BhsA/McbA family protein has translation MNSIKTFVAVIALATSFGSFAAQSVTATASTLDGAEAKIAAQAQEAGASSYKITQAFSGNRVHMTAELNK, from the coding sequence ATGAACAGCATCAAAACTTTTGTCGCAGTTATCGCTCTGGCTACCTCTTTTGGTTCATTCGCAGCACAATCCGTGACGGCTACCGCCTCTACGCTTGATGGTGCAGAAGCTAAAATCGCCGCACAGGCTCAGGAAGCGGGCGCGTCCTCTTACAAAATCACCCAGGCGTTCTCCGGTAACCGCGTACACATGACGGCAGAACTGAACAAATAA
- the yihX gene encoding glucose-1-phosphatase translates to MLYIFDLGNVIVDIDFNRVLGAWSDFSRVPLATIKQNFKMGETFHQHERGEISDEEFAERLSHEMDLPLSYEQFSHGWQAVFVAIRPEVIAIMQKLREQGHRVVVLSNTNRLHTTFWPDEYPEIQTAADKIYLSQEMGMRKPEARIYQAVLQSEGFTAADAVFFDDNADNIEGANQLGITSILVTGKETIPDYFAKQLC, encoded by the coding sequence ATGCTTTATATCTTTGACTTAGGAAATGTAATCGTCGATATCGATTTTAATCGAGTGCTGGGCGCATGGAGCGATTTTAGCCGTGTACCGCTGGCGACGATAAAACAGAATTTTAAGATGGGTGAGACTTTCCATCAGCACGAGCGCGGTGAAATCAGCGACGAAGAGTTCGCTGAGCGTCTCAGCCATGAAATGGATCTGCCGTTAAGCTATGAGCAGTTTTCTCACGGCTGGCAGGCGGTATTTGTGGCGATCCGCCCGGAAGTGATCGCGATCATGCAAAAACTGCGCGAGCAGGGGCACCGTGTGGTGGTCCTGTCGAACACCAACCGCCTGCATACCACATTCTGGCCTGATGAGTACCCTGAGATCCAGACTGCTGCAGACAAAATCTACCTGTCTCAGGAGATGGGCATGCGCAAACCGGAAGCGCGGATCTATCAGGCCGTGCTGCAATCGGAAGGTTTCACTGCCGCCGATGCGGTCTTTTTCGACGACAATGCCGATAATATAGAAGGCGCTAACCAGCTAGGCATCACCTCTATTCTGGTGACCGGAAAAGAGACGATACCGGACTACTTTGCGAAGCAGTTATGCTAA
- a CDS encoding virulence factor BrkB family protein codes for MLKTVHQKATHHTRPLRAWLKLLWHRIDEDNMTTLAGNLAYVSLLSLVPLVAVIFALFSAFPMFSDVSLQLRHFVFANFIPATGDVIQNYIEQFVANSSKMTAVGACGLIVTALLLMYSIDSALNAIWRSKKVRPKVYSFAVYWMILTLGPLLAGASLAISSYLLSLRWASDLNTVIDNVLRIFPLILSWLSFWLLYSVVPTTRVPNRDAVVGALVAAVLFELGKKGFALYITMFPSYQLIYGVLAVIPILFVWVYWTWCIVLLGAEITVTLGVYRELKQEALAEKQREADQP; via the coding sequence ATGCTAAAAACCGTTCATCAAAAAGCCACGCACCACACGCGTCCGCTGCGTGCGTGGCTGAAACTCCTCTGGCACCGCATTGATGAGGACAACATGACCACGCTGGCGGGTAATCTCGCCTATGTGTCGTTGCTTTCGCTCGTGCCGCTGGTGGCCGTTATTTTTGCACTGTTTTCCGCCTTCCCCATGTTTTCGGACGTCAGCCTGCAGCTTCGCCATTTCGTGTTTGCGAACTTCATTCCGGCAACGGGCGATGTGATTCAGAACTACATCGAGCAGTTCGTTGCCAACTCCAGCAAAATGACCGCTGTCGGCGCATGCGGGCTGATCGTCACGGCGCTGCTGCTGATGTACTCCATTGATAGCGCGCTTAACGCGATCTGGCGCAGCAAAAAGGTTCGCCCCAAGGTTTACTCCTTTGCCGTGTACTGGATGATTTTGACGCTGGGTCCGCTGCTGGCGGGGGCCAGTCTGGCCATCAGCTCGTATCTCCTTTCACTGCGCTGGGCGAGCGATCTCAACACTGTGATTGATAACGTTTTGCGCATCTTCCCGCTGATTTTATCGTGGCTGTCGTTCTGGCTGCTTTACAGTGTCGTTCCTACGACGCGCGTGCCAAACCGCGATGCGGTTGTTGGGGCGCTGGTGGCGGCTGTGCTCTTTGAATTGGGCAAAAAAGGCTTTGCCCTTTACATCACGATGTTCCCGTCTTACCAGTTGATTTACGGCGTGCTGGCGGTGATCCCCATTTTGTTTGTCTGGGTTTACTGGACCTGGTGTATCGTCTTGCTAGGCGCCGAAATAACTGTCACTCTCGGGGTCTACCGCGAACTCAAACAAGAAGCACTGGCTGAAAAACAACGAGAAGCAGACCAACCATGA
- the fdxH gene encoding formate dehydrogenase subunit beta — protein sequence MAYQSQDIIRRSATNSFTPAPQARDHQQEVAKLIDVTTCIGCKACQVACSEWNDIRDEVGHNVGVYDNPADLTAKSWTVMRFSEVEQNDKLEWLIRKDGCMHCADPGCLKACPSEGAIIQYANGIVDFQSEQCIGCGYCIAGCPFDVPRLNPEDNRVYKCTLCVDRVNVGQEPACVKTCPTGAIHFGSKEDMKTLAAERVGELKTRGYDNAGLYDPSGVGGTHVMYVLHHADKPNLYHGLPENPEISATVKFWKGIWKPLAAVGFAATFAASIFHYVGVGPNRAEEEDDNLHEEKDEVRK from the coding sequence ATGGCTTATCAATCTCAAGACATTATCCGTCGTTCCGCGACTAACAGTTTCACGCCCGCGCCTCAGGCGCGGGACCACCAGCAGGAAGTGGCGAAGCTTATCGACGTGACCACCTGTATCGGCTGTAAAGCCTGTCAGGTGGCCTGTTCTGAGTGGAACGACATCCGTGACGAAGTGGGTCATAACGTCGGGGTGTACGATAACCCGGCAGATCTGACCGCCAAGTCCTGGACGGTGATGCGTTTCTCGGAAGTGGAGCAGAACGACAAGCTGGAATGGCTGATCCGCAAAGACGGCTGTATGCACTGCGCGGACCCGGGCTGCCTGAAGGCGTGCCCGTCGGAAGGGGCGATCATTCAGTATGCTAACGGCATCGTCGACTTCCAGTCCGAGCAGTGCATTGGCTGCGGCTACTGCATTGCGGGCTGTCCGTTCGACGTGCCGCGTCTGAACCCGGAAGACAACCGCGTCTATAAATGTACGCTGTGCGTTGACCGCGTGAACGTCGGCCAGGAACCGGCATGCGTGAAGACCTGCCCGACCGGTGCAATCCACTTTGGCTCCAAAGAGGATATGAAAACGCTGGCGGCAGAACGCGTGGGCGAGCTGAAAACCCGTGGTTACGATAACGCAGGCCTGTACGATCCGTCCGGAGTGGGTGGGACGCACGTCATGTACGTACTGCACCACGCCGACAAGCCGAATCTGTATCACGGCCTGCCGGAGAATCCGGAAATCAGCGCTACCGTGAAGTTCTGGAAAGGCATCTGGAAACCGCTGGCAGCGGTCGGTTTTGCTGCTACCTTCGCCGCGAGCATCTTCCACTACGTCGGTGTTGGTCCGAACCGTGCGGAAGAGGAAGACGATAACCTGCATGAAGAGAAAGACGAGGTGCGCAAATGA
- the fabY gene encoding fatty acid biosynthesis protein FabY, with the protein MYHLRVPQTEEELEVYYQFRWEMLRKPLHQPKGSERDAWDAMAHHQMVVDEEGNLVAVGRLYINADNEASIRFMAVHPSVQDKGLGTLMAMTLESVARQEGVKRVTCSAREDAVEFFAKLGFVNQGEIAAPQTTPIRHFLMIKPIATLDDILHRADWCGQLQQAWYQHIPLSEKMGVRIQQYTGQKFITTMPETGNQNPHHTLFAGSLFSLATLTGWGLIWLMLRERHLGGTIILADAHIRYSAPISGKPGAVADLGALGGDLDRLARGRKARVQMQVELFGDDTPGAVFEGTYIVLPARPYGAFEEGGNEEE; encoded by the coding sequence ATGTATCACCTTCGAGTACCGCAAACGGAAGAAGAGTTAGAGGTCTACTACCAGTTCCGCTGGGAAATGCTGCGCAAGCCGTTACATCAACCGAAAGGTTCAGAGCGCGACGCCTGGGACGCCATGGCGCACCATCAGATGGTGGTCGATGAAGAGGGCAACCTGGTCGCTGTCGGACGTTTGTATATCAATGCTGATAACGAGGCCTCCATCCGGTTTATGGCGGTGCATCCCTCCGTTCAGGACAAGGGGCTGGGAACGCTGATGGCGATGACCCTGGAGTCCGTCGCGCGTCAGGAAGGGGTAAAGCGCGTGACCTGTAGCGCCCGCGAAGACGCCGTGGAGTTCTTCGCCAAGCTCGGTTTTGTTAATCAGGGCGAAATCGCCGCGCCGCAAACCACGCCAATCCGCCACTTTCTGATGATCAAACCTATCGCCACCCTGGACGATATTCTGCACCGTGCCGACTGGTGCGGACAGCTGCAGCAGGCCTGGTATCAGCACATTCCGCTCAGCGAAAAGATGGGCGTGCGTATCCAGCAGTACACCGGACAAAAATTCATCACCACCATGCCGGAAACCGGCAACCAGAATCCCCACCACACGCTGTTTGCCGGCAGCTTGTTCTCGCTGGCGACGCTCACCGGCTGGGGGCTGATCTGGCTGATGCTGCGCGAGCGTCATCTCGGTGGCACCATCATCCTGGCGGATGCCCATATTCGCTACAGCGCCCCTATCAGCGGTAAGCCAGGCGCGGTGGCCGACCTGGGTGCCCTCGGCGGCGATCTCGACCGCCTGGCGCGAGGCCGCAAGGCGCGCGTGCAGATGCAGGTCGAGCTCTTCGGCGATGATACTCCGGGAGCGGTGTTTGAAGGGACGTATATCGTTCTGCCCGCCAGGCCCTATGGCGCGTTTGAAGAGGGCGGGAACGAGGAAGAGTAG
- the fdhD gene encoding formate dehydrogenase accessory sulfurtransferase FdhD, with the protein MFKQNRAAHALPLPAGTVERSVHRPPHITHATPDYLAEEVPVALVYNGISHVVMMASPKDLELFAIGFSLSEGIIARPQDIYGMDVVQACNGLEVQIELSSRRFMGLKERRRALAGRTGCGVCGVEQLNDIGKPIAPLPFTQTFDLAHLDRALEQLNTVQPIGQLSGCTHAAAWVLPCGTIAGGHEDVGRHVALDKLLGRRARESDVWQQGAALVSSRASYEMVQKAAMCGVEILFAVSAATTLAVEVAERCNLTLVGFCKPGRATIYTHEQRLLVNQ; encoded by the coding sequence GTGTTTAAACAAAACCGTGCTGCCCACGCGTTACCACTGCCTGCTGGCACTGTGGAACGGTCGGTACACAGACCGCCCCACATAACCCATGCCACGCCCGATTATCTGGCGGAAGAAGTACCCGTTGCCCTGGTGTACAACGGGATTTCGCATGTGGTGATGATGGCCTCCCCGAAAGATCTCGAGCTGTTCGCCATTGGGTTTTCCCTGTCGGAAGGCATTATTGCGCGTCCGCAGGATATCTATGGCATGGACGTGGTGCAGGCTTGCAACGGGCTGGAAGTCCAGATCGAGCTTTCCAGCCGCCGCTTTATGGGGCTGAAAGAGCGCCGTCGCGCGCTGGCCGGGCGTACCGGTTGCGGGGTGTGTGGCGTTGAACAACTCAACGATATCGGCAAGCCCATCGCGCCGCTGCCGTTCACCCAAACGTTCGATCTGGCGCACCTTGATAGGGCGCTGGAGCAACTGAACACAGTCCAGCCCATCGGGCAACTGAGCGGCTGTACCCATGCGGCGGCCTGGGTGTTGCCGTGCGGAACGATTGCGGGTGGACATGAAGACGTGGGCCGCCACGTGGCGCTGGACAAGCTGTTGGGCCGCCGGGCGCGCGAAAGCGACGTCTGGCAGCAGGGCGCCGCGCTGGTCTCAAGCCGGGCAAGCTATGAGATGGTGCAGAAAGCGGCGATGTGCGGCGTGGAAATTCTGTTTGCCGTGTCGGCGGCCACTACGCTGGCAGTGGAAGTGGCGGAGCGCTGCAACCTGACGCTGGTGGGGTTCTGCAAGCCGGGAAGAGCCACAATCTATACCCATGAACAGCGACTACTTGTTAATCAATAA
- the fdnG gene encoding formate dehydrogenase-N subunit alpha, which translates to MQVSRRQFFKICAGGMAGTTAAALGFAPGVALAETRQYKLLRTRETRNTCTYCSVGCGLLMYSLGDGAKNAKASIFHIEGDPDHPVNRGALCPKGAGLVDFIHSESRLKYPEYRAPGSDKWQQISWEEAFDRIAKLMKEDRDANFIPQNAEGVTVNRWLSTGMLCASASSNETGYLTQKFTRALGMLAVDNQARVUHGPTVASLAPTFGRGAMTNHWVDIKNANLVVVMGGNAAEAHPVGFRWAMEAKIHNGAKLIVIDPRFTRTASVADFYTPIRSGTDITFLSGVLLYLMTNEKYNREYTEAYTNASLIVREDYHFEDGLFSGYDAEKRKYDKTSWNYELDENGFAKRDKTLQHPRCVWNLLKEHVSRYTPEVVENICGTPKADFLKVCELIAETSAKDKTASFLYALGWTQHSIGAQNIRTMAMVQLLLGNMGMAGGGVNALRGHSNIQGLTDLGLLSQSLTGYMNLPSEKQTDLQTYLTASTPKPLLEGQVNYWGNYPKFFVSMMKAFFGDKATAENSWGFDWLPKWDKGYDVLQYFEMMHQGKVNGYLCQGFNPVASFPNKNKVVESLSKLKFLVTIDPLNTETSTFWQNHGESNDVDPSKIQTEVFRLPSTCFAEENGSIVNSGRWLQWHWKGADAPGIAMNDGEILAGIFLRMRKMYAAEGGANPEPVLNMTWNYSTPENPSPEEVAMESNGKALADVIDPATGAVLAKKGDQLSTFAHLRDDGTTSSGCWIFAGSWTPKGNQMANRDNADPSGLGNTLGWAWSWPLNRRILYNRASADPQGNPWDPKRQLLKWDGAKWGGVDIPDYSTAAPGSDVGPFIMQPEGMGRLFAIDKMAEGPFPEHYEPFETPLGTNPLHPNVVSNPAARIFKGDFEALGKKDKFPYVGTTYRLTEHFHYWTKHALLNAIAQPEQFVEIGEKLANKLGITHGDTVKVSSNRGYIKAKAVVTKRIRTLNVHGQEVDTIGIPIHWGYEGVAKKGFIANTLTPFVGDANTQTPEFKAFLVNVEKV; encoded by the coding sequence ATGCAGGTCAGCAGAAGGCAGTTCTTTAAGATCTGCGCTGGCGGTATGGCAGGCACTACGGCAGCGGCGCTGGGCTTTGCCCCGGGCGTAGCGCTGGCGGAAACACGGCAGTACAAACTGCTGCGCACCCGCGAAACCCGTAACACCTGCACGTATTGCTCCGTCGGCTGTGGGCTGTTGATGTATAGCCTCGGCGACGGTGCAAAAAACGCCAAAGCATCTATCTTCCACATCGAAGGCGACCCGGATCACCCGGTCAACCGTGGTGCGTTATGCCCGAAAGGGGCCGGTCTGGTGGACTTTATCCATTCAGAAAGCCGCCTCAAGTACCCAGAATATCGCGCGCCCGGCTCCGACAAATGGCAGCAAATCAGCTGGGAAGAGGCGTTTGACCGCATCGCAAAACTGATGAAAGAAGATCGCGATGCCAACTTTATTCCTCAGAACGCCGAGGGCGTAACGGTTAACCGCTGGCTCTCTACCGGTATGCTGTGCGCGTCTGCTTCCAGCAACGAAACCGGCTATTTAACCCAGAAATTCACGCGTGCACTCGGTATGCTCGCGGTCGACAACCAGGCGCGTGTCTGACACGGACCAACGGTAGCAAGTCTTGCTCCAACATTTGGTCGCGGTGCGATGACCAACCACTGGGTCGACATCAAGAACGCCAACCTTGTCGTGGTGATGGGCGGTAACGCCGCTGAAGCGCACCCTGTCGGGTTCCGCTGGGCGATGGAAGCCAAAATCCATAACGGCGCGAAATTGATTGTGATCGATCCCCGCTTTACGCGTACAGCGTCAGTGGCGGATTTCTACACCCCTATTCGTTCAGGTACTGACATCACTTTCCTGTCAGGCGTATTGCTGTACCTGATGACCAACGAAAAATATAACCGCGAGTACACCGAAGCCTATACCAACGCCAGCCTGATCGTGCGTGAGGATTACCACTTCGAAGATGGCCTGTTCAGCGGTTATGACGCCGAAAAACGCAAATACGACAAAACCAGCTGGAACTACGAGCTGGATGAGAACGGCTTTGCCAAGCGCGATAAGACCCTGCAGCACCCGCGCTGCGTGTGGAACCTGCTGAAAGAGCACGTCTCCCGCTATACGCCAGAGGTGGTCGAAAACATCTGCGGAACGCCGAAAGCGGACTTCCTGAAGGTGTGTGAGCTGATTGCCGAAACCAGCGCGAAAGACAAAACCGCGTCGTTCCTGTACGCACTCGGCTGGACGCAGCACTCCATCGGCGCGCAGAACATCCGTACCATGGCGATGGTTCAGCTCCTGCTCGGCAATATGGGGATGGCAGGCGGCGGCGTGAACGCCCTGCGCGGTCACTCCAACATTCAGGGCCTGACCGACCTCGGCCTGCTGTCGCAGAGCCTGACCGGTTATATGAACCTGCCAAGCGAAAAACAGACGGACCTGCAAACCTACCTGACGGCCAGCACGCCAAAACCGCTGCTCGAAGGACAGGTGAACTACTGGGGCAACTATCCGAAGTTCTTCGTCTCGATGATGAAGGCGTTCTTCGGCGATAAAGCGACGGCGGAAAACAGCTGGGGCTTTGACTGGCTGCCGAAGTGGGACAAAGGCTACGACGTCCTTCAGTACTTCGAGATGATGCACCAGGGCAAGGTCAACGGCTACTTATGCCAGGGCTTTAACCCGGTCGCCTCGTTCCCGAACAAAAACAAGGTGGTGGAGTCGCTGTCGAAGCTGAAATTCCTGGTGACGATTGACCCGCTCAACACCGAGACGTCAACCTTCTGGCAAAACCACGGTGAATCGAACGACGTCGATCCGTCGAAGATCCAGACCGAAGTGTTCCGCCTGCCGTCTACCTGCTTTGCGGAAGAGAACGGTTCTATCGTCAACTCCGGACGCTGGCTGCAGTGGCACTGGAAAGGCGCGGACGCCCCGGGCATCGCCATGAACGACGGCGAGATCCTGGCCGGTATCTTCTTGCGTATGCGTAAGATGTACGCTGCTGAAGGCGGTGCGAACCCGGAACCGGTGCTGAACATGACCTGGAACTACTCGACGCCGGAGAACCCGTCGCCGGAAGAAGTGGCGATGGAGAGCAACGGTAAGGCGCTGGCAGACGTTATCGACCCGGCGACCGGCGCCGTGCTGGCGAAGAAAGGCGATCAGCTCAGTACCTTCGCGCACCTGCGCGACGACGGCACGACGTCCAGCGGCTGCTGGATCTTTGCCGGGAGCTGGACGCCGAAAGGCAACCAGATGGCCAACCGCGATAACGCCGACCCGTCGGGCCTCGGCAATACGCTGGGCTGGGCCTGGTCGTGGCCGCTGAACCGCCGCATCCTTTATAACCGTGCCTCCGCAGACCCGCAGGGTAATCCGTGGGATCCGAAGCGTCAGTTGCTGAAGTGGGACGGCGCGAAGTGGGGTGGCGTGGATATTCCGGACTACAGCACCGCAGCACCAGGCAGCGATGTCGGGCCGTTTATCATGCAGCCTGAAGGGATGGGGCGTCTGTTCGCTATCGATAAGATGGCGGAAGGTCCGTTCCCGGAACACTACGAGCCGTTTGAAACGCCGCTGGGCACCAACCCGCTGCACCCGAACGTGGTCTCTAACCCGGCCGCGCGTATCTTCAAAGGCGACTTTGAAGCGCTGGGTAAAAAAGACAAGTTCCCGTACGTGGGCACCACTTACCGTCTGACCGAGCACTTCCACTACTGGACCAAGCACGCGCTGCTGAACGCCATTGCGCAGCCGGAGCAGTTTGTGGAGATCGGCGAAAAGCTGGCGAACAAGCTCGGCATCACCCATGGCGACACCGTGAAAGTCTCCTCCAACCGCGGCTATATCAAGGCCAAGGCGGTGGTGACCAAGCGTATTCGCACGCTGAACGTACACGGTCAGGAAGTGGATACCATCGGCATCCCGATTCACTGGGGTTACGAGGGCGTGGCGAAGAAAGGGTTTATTGCGAACACCCTGACGCCGTTCGTCGGTGATGCGAACACGCAGACGCCGGAGTTTAAGGCCTTCCTCGTGAACGTGGAAAAGGTGTAA
- the fdoI gene encoding formate dehydrogenase cytochrome b556 subunit encodes MKRRDTIVRYTAPERINHWVTAFCFMLAAISGLGFFFPSFNWLMQIMGTPQLARILHPFVGVIMFASFIIMFFRYWHHNLINRDDIFWAKNIRKIVVNEEVGDTGRYNFGQKCVFWAAIIFLVLLLVSGVIIWRPYFAPAFSIPVIRFALMLHSFAAVALIVVIMVHIYAALWVKGTITAMVEGWVTKTWAKKHHPRWYREVRQKQEKSSE; translated from the coding sequence ATGAAAAGACGTGACACCATCGTGCGCTATACCGCGCCGGAACGCATCAACCACTGGGTCACCGCCTTCTGCTTCATGCTGGCGGCGATAAGCGGGCTGGGATTCTTCTTCCCGTCCTTCAACTGGCTGATGCAGATCATGGGGACACCGCAGCTGGCGCGTATACTGCACCCGTTTGTTGGCGTCATCATGTTCGCGTCGTTCATCATCATGTTTTTCCGATACTGGCACCATAATCTAATCAATCGGGATGATATCTTTTGGGCGAAGAATATTCGTAAGATCGTCGTCAACGAGGAAGTGGGTGACACCGGGCGTTATAACTTCGGCCAGAAATGCGTATTCTGGGCGGCGATTATCTTCCTGGTCCTGTTGCTGGTCAGCGGCGTGATCATCTGGCGTCCGTATTTTGCGCCTGCTTTCTCAATCCCGGTGATCCGATTCGCGCTGATGCTGCATTCATTTGCCGCAGTGGCGTTAATTGTGGTTATCATGGTGCATATTTACGCCGCCCTTTGGGTTAAAGGCACCATTACCGCGATGGTGGAAGGATGGGTTACAAAGACGTGGGCGAAGAAACATCACCCGCGCTGGTACCGTGAAGTCCGCCAGAAACAGGAAAAGTCATCTGAATGA
- the fdhE gene encoding formate dehydrogenase accessory protein FdhE: MSIRIIPQDELGSSEKRTADYIPPLLFPRLKNLYNRRAERLRELAENNPLGDFLRFAALIAHAQEVVLYDHPLQIDLTARIKEANAQGKPPLDIHVLPRDKHWHRLLHSLIAELKPEMSGTALAVIENLEKASDMELEEMASALFASDFSQVSSDKAPFIWAALSLYWAQMASLIPGKARAEYGEARQFCPVCGSMPVTSMVQIGTTQGLRYLHCNLCETEWHVVRVKCSNCEQTRDLNYWSLENEDAAVKAESCGDCGTYLKILYQEKDPKVEAVADDLASLILDAKMEQEGFARSSINPFLFPGEGE, from the coding sequence ATGAGTATTCGCATAATCCCGCAAGATGAGCTGGGTTCGAGCGAGAAACGCACGGCGGATTACATTCCGCCGTTGTTATTCCCCAGACTCAAGAACCTCTATAACCGCCGCGCAGAGCGTCTGCGCGAGCTGGCAGAGAATAACCCGCTGGGCGATTTTCTGCGTTTTGCCGCGCTCATCGCGCACGCACAGGAAGTGGTGCTGTACGACCACCCGCTGCAAATCGACCTGACCGCGCGCATTAAAGAAGCCAATGCGCAAGGCAAACCGCCGCTGGATATTCACGTGCTGCCGCGTGATAAACACTGGCACAGGCTGCTGCATTCGCTGATTGCCGAGCTGAAGCCGGAGATGAGCGGCACCGCGCTGGCGGTGATTGAAAATCTGGAAAAAGCCTCTGACATGGAGCTGGAAGAGATGGCGAGCGCGCTGTTTGCTTCCGACTTCTCGCAGGTCAGCAGCGACAAAGCGCCGTTTATCTGGGCTGCGCTGTCGCTCTACTGGGCACAAATGGCAAGCCTGATCCCAGGCAAAGCCCGCGCCGAATACGGCGAAGCGCGTCAGTTCTGCCCGGTGTGCGGCTCAATGCCGGTCACCAGCATGGTGCAGATCGGTACTACCCAGGGGCTGCGCTACCTGCACTGCAACCTGTGTGAAACCGAGTGGCACGTGGTGCGTGTGAAGTGCAGCAACTGCGAGCAGACCCGCGATCTCAACTACTGGTCGCTGGAAAACGAAGACGCGGCGGTGAAAGCCGAAAGCTGCGGCGACTGCGGGACTTACCTGAAGATTCTGTATCAGGAAAAAGACCCGAAAGTCGAAGCCGTGGCGGACGATCTCGCCTCGCTGATTCTGGACGCCAAAATGGAGCAGGAGGGCTTTGCCCGTAGCTCTATCAACCCGTTCCTGTTCCCGGGCGAAGGGGAGTAG
- a CDS encoding DeoR/GlpR family DNA-binding transcription regulator, which translates to MSLTELTGNPRHDRLLTLIAERGYMNIDELAQLLDVSTQTIRRDIRKLSEQGLITRHHGGAGRASSVVNTAFEQREVSLTEEKRAIAEAIADYIPDGSTVFITIGTTVEHVARALLNHNHLRIITNSLRVAHILYKNPRFEVMVPGGTLRPHNGGIIGAAATAFVSGFRADYLVTSVGAIEQDGAMMEFDVNEASVVKTMMAHARHILLAADHTKYHASAAVEIGNVAQATALFTDEGPGAALQNYLKSSKVEVVVVNDHVPG; encoded by the coding sequence ATGAGCCTTACCGAATTGACCGGTAACCCGCGTCACGATCGGCTGCTTACGCTTATCGCCGAACGTGGCTATATGAACATCGATGAACTGGCGCAGCTGCTGGATGTCTCGACGCAGACGATACGACGGGATATTCGTAAGCTGAGCGAGCAGGGGCTGATCACGCGTCATCACGGTGGCGCAGGGCGGGCGTCAAGCGTGGTCAACACGGCCTTTGAACAGCGCGAAGTCTCCCTGACGGAAGAGAAGCGGGCCATTGCCGAAGCCATAGCCGATTACATTCCCGATGGGTCTACCGTGTTTATCACCATTGGTACAACGGTGGAGCACGTTGCGCGGGCGTTGTTAAACCATAACCACCTGCGCATCATCACCAACAGCCTGCGGGTGGCGCACATTCTCTACAAAAATCCGCGCTTTGAGGTGATGGTGCCGGGCGGGACGTTACGCCCGCATAACGGGGGCATCATCGGCGCTGCCGCCACGGCGTTCGTCTCGGGCTTTCGGGCGGATTACCTGGTCACCAGCGTCGGGGCGATTGAGCAGGACGGTGCGATGATGGAGTTTGATGTCAACGAGGCCAGCGTGGTGAAAACGATGATGGCCCACGCCCGACACATTTTGCTGGCGGCCGATCACACCAAGTACCACGCCTCGGCTGCGGTCGAGATTGGCAACGTGGCACAGGCGACGGCGCTCTTCACCGACGAAGGTCCGGGTGCCGCGCTGCAAAACTATCTCAAATCCAGCAAAGTCGAGGTGGTGGTCGTTAACGACCACGTGCCGGGTTAA
- the dtd gene encoding D-aminoacyl-tRNA deacylase produces the protein MIALIQRVTRASVTVEGEVTGEIGPGLLVLLGVEKDDDEQKANRLCERVLGYRIFSDAEGKMNLNVQQAGGSVLVVSQFTLAADTERGMRPGFSRGAAPDRAEALYEYFVERCRQQDMHTQTGRFAADMQVSLVNDGPVTFWLQV, from the coding sequence ATGATTGCATTGATTCAACGCGTAACCCGTGCCAGCGTCACCGTGGAGGGTGAGGTGACGGGTGAAATTGGCCCGGGACTTTTGGTGTTGTTAGGTGTCGAAAAGGATGACGACGAACAAAAGGCTAATCGCCTGTGCGAGCGCGTGCTGGGCTACCGTATCTTCAGCGATGCCGAAGGTAAGATGAACCTGAACGTTCAGCAGGCGGGTGGCAGCGTGCTGGTCGTTTCCCAGTTTACGCTGGCAGCTGATACCGAACGCGGCATGCGCCCGGGCTTTTCCAGAGGCGCTGCGCCCGATCGTGCTGAAGCGCTTTATGAATACTTTGTTGAACGTTGTCGCCAACAGGACATGCATACGCAAACCGGACGATTCGCTGCAGATATGCAGGTCTCGCTGGTGAACGATGGCCCCGTCACCTTCTGGCTGCAGGTATGA